In one window of Ruminococcus albus AD2013 DNA:
- the nadD gene encoding nicotinate (nicotinamide) nucleotide adenylyltransferase: protein MMNIGVYGGTFDPIHKGHARLLELAKTLGGLDKVIVMPDRIPPHKVRENMASPEDRIEMCRLTFAGHDDIEVSDWEIRQEGKSYSVLTLRHFKKLYPEDRLWFIMGSDMLTTFTQWYCYEEILTLAGLICLTRYSGDDAELEKAAEELRAKGGDIKILPADAFEVSSSQLRKLIAQGEDCEGYLDSRVRKYINSKGLYRKREG from the coding sequence ATGATGAACATAGGCGTATACGGCGGCACTTTCGACCCCATACACAAGGGTCATGCAAGGCTGCTGGAGCTTGCAAAAACTCTTGGGGGACTTGACAAGGTGATAGTCATGCCTGACAGGATACCGCCACATAAAGTCAGGGAGAATATGGCTTCTCCTGAGGACAGGATTGAAATGTGCAGGCTTACTTTCGCAGGGCATGATGATATCGAAGTCAGCGACTGGGAGATAAGGCAGGAGGGCAAAAGCTACTCCGTGCTGACACTGCGCCATTTCAAAAAATTGTATCCCGAGGACAGACTGTGGTTCATAATGGGCAGCGATATGCTGACTACCTTTACACAGTGGTACTGCTACGAAGAGATACTCACACTGGCAGGGCTCATATGTCTGACCAGATACAGCGGCGACGATGCCGAACTTGAAAAGGCAGCGGAAGAACTCCGTGCTAAAGGCGGAGATATAAAGATACTTCCCGCCGATGCTTTTGAGGTATCAAGTTCACAGTTGAGAAAGCTTATCGCGCAGGGCGAAGACTGTGAGGGGTATCTTGACAGCAGGGTGAGAAAGTATATAAACAGCAAAGGTCTTTACAGAAAGCGTGAGGGGTAA
- a CDS encoding YhbY family RNA-binding protein gives MITTKQRAELKSIAMKMKPSFQIGKGGLNDAQTAQIDDYLRVHEIIKVKVLDNSLYTAREAAEELAEKINAEVVQVIGSNLVLYKRNEEEPVIKFKSK, from the coding sequence ATGATAACAACTAAGCAGAGAGCAGAACTTAAAAGTATAGCTATGAAAATGAAGCCGTCTTTCCAGATAGGCAAGGGCGGACTTAACGATGCGCAGACCGCGCAGATAGACGACTATCTCAGGGTACACGAGATAATAAAGGTAAAGGTGCTGGATAACTCGCTGTACACCGCAAGGGAAGCAGCTGAGGAACTGGCAGAAAAGATAAATGCCGAGGTAGTACAGGTGATAGGTTCAAATCTGGTGCTGTATAAGCGCAACGAGGAAGAACCTGTTATCAAATTCAAGAGCAAATGA
- the yqeK gene encoding bis(5'-nucleosyl)-tetraphosphatase (symmetrical) YqeK, with protein sequence MKESKQIGIYKKYLREHLSKKRYTHSLNVAFSAVELAKKYGGDSDKAYTAGLLHDIAKELPAEEQLELVMASKLDVSEIETKAPPLFHAIAGAELIQTLFDIRDDEIITAIRRHTVAAGGMSKLDVIIYLADLISADRDYKDVNRMRKLADKSLERAMCEALRFSISDSVSKGNTIPAATLDAYNEYIKYMKK encoded by the coding sequence TTGAAAGAATCCAAACAGATAGGGATATACAAAAAATATCTCAGGGAGCATTTATCAAAGAAGAGATATACACATTCGCTGAATGTGGCATTTTCCGCAGTTGAACTTGCCAAAAAGTACGGCGGAGACAGCGATAAGGCGTATACAGCAGGACTTCTCCATGATATAGCCAAGGAGCTTCCCGCTGAAGAACAGCTTGAACTTGTGATGGCTTCCAAACTCGATGTAAGCGAGATAGAAACGAAAGCGCCCCCGCTTTTTCACGCAATAGCAGGAGCAGAACTGATACAGACACTTTTCGATATCCGCGATGATGAGATAATAACGGCTATACGCAGGCATACCGTTGCGGCGGGCGGCATGAGCAAGCTTGATGTTATAATATATCTTGCAGACCTCATATCCGCTGACAGGGATTACAAGGACGTGAACCGTATGCGCAAGCTGGCAGACAAAAGCCTCGAACGTGCCATGTGCGAAGCCCTCAGATTTTCCATATCGGATTCCGTCAGCAAAGGCAACACTATCCCCGCAGCAACGCTGGACGCTTACAACGAGTACATAAAGTATATGAAAAAGTAG
- the rpsU gene encoding 30S ribosomal protein S21 yields MAEIRVGKNETLDTALKRFKRSCARDGVIAEVRKREHYEKPSVKRKKKSEAARKRKY; encoded by the coding sequence TTGGCAGAAATTCGTGTTGGCAAGAACGAAACTCTGGATACCGCTCTTAAGCGTTTTAAGAGATCATGCGCAAGAGACGGCGTTATCGCTGAGGTCCGTAAGAGAGAACACTACGAAAAGCCTTCGGTAAAGCGTAAGAAGAAGTCCGAAGCTGCTCGTAAGCGCAAGTATTGA
- a CDS encoding 8-oxo-dGTP diphosphatase gives MRRTENAEFTVLCLIEDGSRVLLQDRVKADWKGYTLPGGHVENGESFVDAVIREMKEETGLDIYEPKLVGVKQFPIEGGRYIVMLYKATKFSGEVVSSDEGRMEWVEYSRLSEINTVDDFEELLEVMNSDNLSEFRYIIEDGEWKAIIG, from the coding sequence ATGAGAAGAACCGAGAACGCGGAGTTCACTGTGCTGTGCCTTATCGAGGACGGCAGCAGGGTACTTTTGCAGGACAGGGTAAAAGCTGACTGGAAAGGCTACACTCTCCCCGGGGGACACGTTGAAAATGGCGAGTCCTTTGTGGATGCGGTGATACGCGAAATGAAAGAAGAAACAGGGCTCGATATATATGAGCCGAAACTTGTGGGAGTAAAGCAGTTCCCGATAGAGGGCGGACGCTATATCGTCATGCTGTACAAGGCGACAAAGTTCTCGGGTGAGGTGGTATCCTCCGATGAGGGCAGAATGGAATGGGTCGAGTACAGCAGACTTTCCGAGATAAACACCGTCGATGATTTTGAAGAACTTCTGGAAGTTATGAATTCGGATAATCTTTCAGAGTTCAGATATATCATTGAGGACGGCGAATGGAAGGCGATCATAGGCTGA
- the rdgB gene encoding RdgB/HAM1 family non-canonical purine NTP pyrophosphatase has product MKLVIASNNKGKIREYKQILEKHGYEVMSQSEAGLDLEVEETGTTFAENSALKARAAYKALGCAVLADDSGLSVDALNGEPGVYSARYGGIDNDMERSLYLLKKMEDVPDDKRGAHFVCTIHFIDTDGSEICVEGRVYGTINRAPVGENGFGYDPIFMYEGRSFAQIPAEEKNAVSHRANALKQLEEKLAAR; this is encoded by the coding sequence ATGAAACTTGTAATAGCAAGCAACAATAAGGGCAAAATAAGAGAATATAAGCAGATACTGGAAAAGCACGGATATGAAGTCATGAGTCAGTCCGAAGCGGGGCTTGACCTTGAAGTCGAGGAAACAGGCACTACTTTTGCGGAGAACTCCGCACTGAAAGCGAGAGCGGCATACAAGGCACTTGGCTGTGCTGTACTGGCAGACGACAGCGGTCTTTCCGTTGATGCCCTGAACGGCGAGCCGGGAGTATACTCGGCGAGGTACGGCGGCATCGATAACGACATGGAGAGAAGCCTTTATCTTCTTAAAAAGATGGAAGATGTACCCGATGACAAAAGGGGAGCCCACTTTGTATGCACCATACATTTTATTGATACCGACGGCAGTGAGATATGCGTAGAGGGCAGGGTATACGGCACCATAAACCGTGCGCCCGTAGGTGAGAACGGCTTCGGCTATGACCCTATATTCATGTACGAGGGCAGAAGCTTCGCCCAGATACCCGCTGAGGAAAAGAATGCCGTATCTCACAGGGCAAACGCACTTAAACAGCTTGAAGAAAAGCTGGCGGCAAGATAA
- the smc gene encoding chromosome segregation protein SMC, which produces MYLRGLELQGFKSFPDKTVLTFGKGITAVVGPNGSGKSNISDAMRWVMGEQSSKALRGEKMAGVIFHGCATRKESPFAQVTLTIDNEDGALGVDSEMVSVTRKLYKNGDSEYLINGSPVRLKDVNELFMDTGLGKDGYSIVGQGRIADIVNGKGSDRREIFEEAAGVAKFRYKKQEAERKLIDAEDNIARLNDIIAELEARIGPLEKQCEKAKKFKVLDDEKTALEVSVWVTKLEQYRAKLAENDERIALLKEQYESLSAELAEAEAQIEKDLRSSAESAANADDISEQIHEAELSARGGEADIAVCENDIAHIEENISKLKEQIENSRADKYFLESELKQRREELETLGKKQTEAAEAVTEKEKEFDRLLNEADESDKAVSEVNSAISAAYLEKSRLSFTAESLKNTIQETAERLAELAEDNAENVKNKELADKELAKLKKQQSEKQDAKSEKENVLGGMTKLLEKRREKLDSAVSTFAQADSKLTEINSRLNILKDLERSMEGFGYAVKHIMNAVKQGRISGVCGTVAQLVGVKSEYSVAVETALGGALQNIVVENEDSAKRGIRLLKESKAGRATFLPITSVRGNRLENDRLSNEDGFVALGCDIVTYDKNYEGIVRSLLGRICIAEDIDSASRIAKAYGYKFKIVTLDGQVVNAGGSYTGGSTSKSTGILTRKNEINDLEAKRGKLEAERSSAAEEKEKLTNEVGKMAADIEGVKEKLTELNGDCIRLEAEIKRVSGLAESYEKILSDSGEEEKKLREKGEQADKELDKTLKDTAEVDKKILEKEAELAGSQEEQEKLKSRRNEISGELSELRVKGAELAKDIEACKESIASLEKTITDRDSDGGKLAIEIESEKEKIKGKNADIEVIKQKIKDSEALAVKLKDDMEEARRKQREYSDSAEKLRASQKNKLEEKETLAAQLSRGEERKTALTADFDKLVNKLWDEYELTRSTAAEKAQPVEDMTEAEKHLAELKNKIRALGSVNLGAIEEYAEVRERYDFLSAQLNDVNVSKEELCKMIEELTEKMKSVFMQSFETINNNFSGIFKELFGGGNGELILTDPENVLECGIEISVQPPGKVITSLMSLSGGEQSLAAVAIYFAILKYSPAPFCLLDEIEAALDDVNVTRYAQYLHRLTDKTQFITITHRRGTMEEADVLYGVTMQEKGISKLLKMNAGQTSILGSGDVE; this is translated from the coding sequence ATGTATCTGCGTGGTCTGGAATTGCAGGGATTCAAATCCTTCCCCGATAAGACAGTGCTGACCTTCGGCAAGGGCATAACTGCCGTGGTAGGTCCCAACGGTTCGGGAAAGAGCAATATCTCCGATGCCATGCGCTGGGTAATGGGCGAGCAGTCCTCAAAGGCGCTCCGCGGCGAGAAGATGGCAGGCGTTATTTTCCACGGCTGTGCCACAAGGAAAGAGTCGCCATTTGCACAGGTGACACTTACCATAGATAATGAGGACGGAGCCCTCGGCGTTGACAGCGAAATGGTGTCGGTGACGAGAAAGCTCTATAAAAACGGCGACAGCGAATATCTTATAAACGGCAGTCCTGTTCGTCTTAAAGACGTAAACGAACTGTTCATGGATACGGGTCTCGGAAAGGACGGCTATTCCATAGTCGGTCAGGGACGTATCGCGGATATCGTAAACGGCAAGGGCAGTGACAGGAGAGAGATCTTCGAGGAAGCTGCGGGCGTTGCGAAATTCCGCTATAAAAAGCAGGAGGCTGAGCGCAAGCTTATCGATGCGGAGGACAATATAGCCCGCCTTAACGATATCATAGCCGAACTTGAAGCGCGTATCGGACCTCTTGAAAAGCAGTGCGAAAAGGCTAAGAAGTTCAAGGTGCTGGACGATGAAAAAACAGCACTTGAAGTATCTGTCTGGGTGACAAAGCTGGAGCAGTACCGCGCAAAACTGGCAGAGAACGATGAGCGCATCGCTCTGCTGAAAGAGCAGTACGAAAGTCTCAGCGCCGAACTGGCAGAAGCCGAAGCACAGATAGAAAAAGACCTGCGAAGCAGTGCGGAAAGTGCGGCAAATGCCGACGATATATCCGAGCAGATACACGAAGCAGAGCTTTCCGCAAGGGGCGGCGAAGCTGATATAGCTGTATGCGAGAACGACATAGCTCATATTGAGGAAAATATTTCAAAGCTGAAGGAGCAGATAGAAAACTCCCGGGCGGATAAATACTTTCTTGAATCGGAGCTTAAACAGCGCAGGGAAGAACTGGAAACCCTTGGCAAAAAGCAGACGGAAGCCGCAGAAGCTGTCACTGAAAAGGAAAAGGAATTTGACAGACTGTTGAACGAGGCTGACGAATCTGATAAGGCAGTAAGCGAAGTAAATTCCGCAATAAGCGCGGCTTATCTGGAAAAATCAAGGCTGAGCTTCACGGCGGAGAGCCTTAAAAATACCATACAGGAAACCGCCGAAAGACTGGCAGAACTTGCAGAGGACAACGCAGAGAACGTCAAAAATAAGGAACTAGCCGACAAGGAACTGGCAAAGCTGAAAAAACAGCAGAGCGAAAAGCAGGACGCGAAGTCTGAAAAGGAAAACGTTTTGGGCGGCATGACAAAACTGCTTGAAAAGCGCCGTGAAAAACTGGATAGCGCAGTAAGCACTTTCGCACAGGCGGACAGCAAACTCACGGAGATAAACTCACGTCTGAACATACTCAAAGATCTTGAACGCTCTATGGAGGGTTTCGGCTATGCGGTAAAGCATATAATGAACGCTGTAAAGCAGGGTCGCATAAGCGGTGTCTGCGGAACGGTGGCACAGCTTGTGGGCGTTAAGAGCGAGTATTCCGTTGCAGTTGAAACCGCACTGGGCGGTGCATTACAGAATATAGTTGTTGAAAACGAGGATTCTGCAAAACGCGGCATACGCCTTTTGAAAGAAAGCAAGGCAGGCAGAGCGACATTCCTGCCCATAACCTCGGTGAGAGGGAACAGGCTTGAAAATGACAGGCTTTCAAATGAAGACGGTTTTGTGGCACTGGGCTGTGATATCGTCACATACGATAAAAATTACGAGGGCATAGTCCGCAGTCTGCTGGGCAGGATATGCATAGCAGAGGATATAGATTCGGCTTCACGTATAGCAAAGGCTTACGGCTACAAGTTCAAGATAGTCACTCTTGACGGTCAGGTGGTAAATGCCGGCGGTTCGTATACGGGCGGAAGCACCTCGAAAAGCACGGGCATACTCACTCGAAAGAACGAGATAAACGACCTTGAAGCCAAGCGCGGCAAACTTGAAGCAGAGCGTTCTTCCGCGGCTGAGGAAAAGGAAAAGCTCACAAACGAAGTCGGCAAAATGGCGGCAGATATCGAGGGCGTAAAGGAAAAGCTCACCGAACTTAACGGTGATTGCATACGCCTTGAAGCTGAGATAAAGCGGGTAAGCGGTCTGGCTGAAAGCTATGAAAAGATACTTTCCGACAGCGGCGAGGAGGAGAAGAAACTCCGCGAAAAGGGTGAACAGGCTGATAAGGAGCTTGACAAGACCCTGAAAGACACTGCCGAGGTGGATAAGAAGATACTCGAAAAGGAAGCAGAGCTGGCAGGTTCGCAGGAGGAGCAGGAAAAGCTTAAATCCCGCAGGAATGAGATAAGCGGAGAACTTTCCGAACTGCGTGTAAAGGGCGCGGAGCTTGCAAAGGATATTGAAGCTTGCAAGGAGTCGATAGCAAGCCTTGAAAAGACCATCACCGACCGCGACAGCGACGGCGGCAAGCTGGCTATTGAGATAGAGAGCGAAAAGGAAAAGATAAAGGGCAAGAATGCCGATATCGAAGTTATAAAGCAGAAGATAAAGGATAGCGAAGCCCTTGCGGTAAAGCTGAAAGACGATATGGAGGAAGCCCGCAGAAAACAGCGGGAGTATTCCGACAGTGCCGAAAAGCTGAGAGCATCACAGAAGAACAAGCTTGAGGAAAAGGAAACTCTTGCGGCACAGTTAAGCCGCGGTGAGGAACGTAAAACCGCCCTTACAGCGGATTTCGACAAGCTGGTGAACAAGCTGTGGGACGAGTATGAACTGACCAGAAGCACAGCCGCAGAAAAGGCACAGCCCGTTGAGGATATGACCGAAGCGGAGAAACATCTGGCAGAGCTTAAAAACAAGATACGCGCACTGGGAAGTGTCAATCTCGGGGCGATAGAGGAGTATGCAGAAGTCCGTGAGAGATACGATTTCCTCTCGGCACAGCTGAATGATGTGAACGTTTCAAAGGAAGAACTCTGCAAGATGATAGAAGAACTCACCGAGAAGATGAAGTCGGTATTCATGCAGAGCTTTGAAACGATAAACAATAATTTCAGCGGTATATTCAAGGAGCTTTTCGGCGGCGGAAACGGCGAGCTGATACTCACAGACCCCGAAAATGTGCTTGAATGCGGAATCGAGATAAGCGTACAGCCTCCCGGAAAAGTTATCACGAGCCTTATGTCTCTGTCGGGCGGAGAACAGTCGCTGGCGGCGGTGGCAATATACTTTGCCATACTTAAATATTCTCCCGCACCGTTCTGTCTGCTGGATGAGATAGAGGCGGCACTTGATGATGTCAACGTTACGAGGTACGCCCAGTATCTCCACAGGCTGACGGATAAGACGCAGTTCATAACAATTACCCACAGACGCGGCACCATGGAAGAAGCCGATGTTCTATACGGCGTTACCATGCAGGAGAAAGGTATATCAAAACTGCTGAAAATGAACGCGGGTCAGACTTCTATCCTGGGCAGCGGAGATGTTGAATAG
- the rsfS gene encoding ribosome silencing factor, with product MAELTTEQKLEIIVKALDSKRGEDIQAIGIGDLTILADYFIIANGGSTVQTKAMAEEVEFKLSQEGIEPHHTEGYGPNNWIVLDYRDIVVHVFNKETRDQYKLERLWTDGKEVDISKFVTKEA from the coding sequence ATGGCAGAGTTAACTACCGAGCAGAAGCTGGAAATAATAGTAAAGGCGCTGGATTCAAAGCGCGGAGAAGATATACAGGCAATAGGCATAGGCGATCTTACGATACTGGCTGACTACTTCATCATAGCAAACGGCGGTTCCACCGTGCAGACAAAGGCTATGGCTGAAGAAGTTGAGTTCAAACTCTCTCAGGAGGGTATTGAACCTCATCATACCGAGGGCTACGGTCCCAACAACTGGATAGTGCTGGATTACCGCGATATCGTGGTACACGTATTCAACAAGGAAACAAGAGACCAGTACAAGCTGGAAAGGCTCTGGACTGACGGCAAAGAGGTCGATATCTCAAAGTTCGTGACCAAAGAGGCATGA
- the ftsY gene encoding signal recognition particle-docking protein FtsY, giving the protein MGFFEKLKNGLRKTKESMMGRIERLLHAFTKIDEDLFEELEETLILSDIGVNTSMKICDRVRDYVKQKGITDPTQIKDILKDVIAEMLGEEQPLDMSTVPSVILVIGVNGVGKTTTIGKLANQLKNEGKHVIVAAADTFRAAAIDQLEVWTDRAGVELIKHKEGSDPAAVVFDALTAAKARNADVVICDTAGRLHNKKNLMKELEKISRIVHQQAEGCALEVLLALDATTGQNAVNQAQQFNEAADITGIILTKLDGTAKGGIVITICDDLKIPVKLVTVGEKIDDIQPFIAKDFVDALFE; this is encoded by the coding sequence ATGGGATTTTTTGAAAAACTGAAAAACGGTCTGAGAAAGACAAAGGAATCGATGATGGGCAGGATAGAAAGACTGCTCCATGCATTTACAAAGATAGACGAAGATCTGTTTGAAGAACTGGAAGAAACACTTATCCTCTCCGATATAGGTGTCAATACCTCGATGAAGATATGCGACAGAGTGCGCGATTACGTTAAGCAGAAGGGTATCACCGACCCTACACAGATAAAGGATATACTGAAAGACGTTATCGCTGAGATGCTGGGCGAGGAACAGCCTCTGGATATGTCAACCGTACCATCTGTTATACTGGTCATCGGCGTTAATGGCGTAGGCAAGACCACAACCATAGGCAAGCTGGCAAATCAGCTGAAAAACGAGGGTAAGCACGTTATCGTGGCAGCAGCCGATACTTTCCGTGCCGCAGCTATAGATCAGCTGGAAGTATGGACAGATCGTGCAGGCGTTGAGCTTATCAAGCACAAGGAGGGCTCTGACCCTGCGGCAGTAGTATTCGATGCACTGACAGCTGCCAAGGCAAGAAATGCCGATGTAGTTATCTGCGATACCGCAGGACGTCTCCACAACAAGAAGAACCTTATGAAGGAGCTGGAAAAGATATCCAGGATAGTGCATCAGCAGGCTGAGGGCTGTGCTCTGGAAGTTCTTCTGGCACTGGATGCTACCACAGGACAGAACGCAGTAAATCAGGCACAGCAGTTCAATGAGGCTGCCGATATCACAGGTATAATCCTTACAAAGCTTGATGGCACTGCAAAGGGCGGTATCGTAATTACCATATGCGATGACCTGAAGATACCTGTAAAACTTGTTACCGTAGGCGAAAAGATAGACGATATCCAGCCGTTTATAGCAAAGGATTTTGTCGATGCGCTGTTTGAATAA
- the leuS gene encoding leucine--tRNA ligase, giving the protein MSNYDFSAIEKKWQKYWEEHETFKTDVWDFSKPKFYALDMFPYPSGVGLHAGHPEGYTATDIVSRMKRMQGYNVLHPMGYDSFGLPAEQYAVNTGNHPNGFTQENIKTFSKQLKELGFDYDWSKMIATSDPAFYKWTQWIFKQLYLDGYAKYIDMPVNWCEELGTVLSNDEVIDGKSERGGFPVVRKNMKQWVIDQPAFAEKLLEGLDEIDWPESTKSMQRNWIGKSTGVEVEFDIVGGGKFSIFTTCIETIYGITFMVLAPDGEITERLLDRVQNRDEVQAYIDETKKKNDMDRTELNKTKSGCELKGVTCINPVNGKEVRMFIGDFVLASYGTGAVMAVPSHDQRDFEYAVAHNIDMIQVIDGKDGHIDVTGAAMEKGEYLGKGYKLINSEEFTGLTVEEAKEAITVKLEKMGRAKRTVNYHFREWIFARQRYWGEPVPVVHTENGIHVLDDEELPLVLPELDDYKGKNGKAPLENATEWKQYDHNGIKGVRETSTMPGSAGSSWYFLRYIDPNNDKQFADPELLKHWMPVDLYIGGPEHTVGHLIYSRIWNRYLYDKGLAPTKEPFKKLVHQGMILGSNGIKMGKRFPEFVVNPSDIIRDFGADTLRLYEMFMGPLEVSKPWSQSGVEGAKKFLNRVWNFFTEDKNLTDDNDGALTKVYHQTVKKVTDDFETLAFNTAIAQMMIFVNAVYKNGTCPREYAEGLIKMLSCISPHIGEEIWSIMGHDDTIAFEKWPTYDEAQLVEDTVEIVVQVNGKIKTKLNIAKDEEKDSVLAKAKADENVAKVIEGKNVVKEIVVPNKLVNIVVK; this is encoded by the coding sequence ATGAGCAATTACGATTTCAGTGCCATTGAGAAAAAATGGCAGAAGTACTGGGAAGAGCATGAAACTTTCAAGACTGATGTATGGGATTTCAGCAAGCCAAAGTTCTATGCGCTGGATATGTTCCCTTATCCGTCGGGCGTGGGTCTGCACGCAGGTCACCCCGAAGGTTATACCGCTACTGATATAGTATCCCGTATGAAGCGTATGCAGGGCTATAATGTACTGCACCCCATGGGCTATGACTCCTTTGGTCTGCCCGCAGAGCAGTATGCAGTAAATACAGGCAACCACCCCAACGGCTTCACTCAGGAGAATATCAAGACTTTCTCCAAGCAGCTGAAAGAACTGGGCTTTGACTATGACTGGTCAAAGATGATTGCAACCTCCGACCCCGCTTTCTACAAGTGGACACAGTGGATATTCAAGCAGCTGTATCTGGACGGCTATGCTAAGTATATAGATATGCCTGTAAACTGGTGCGAGGAGCTTGGTACAGTTCTTTCCAACGATGAAGTCATCGACGGCAAGTCCGAGCGCGGCGGTTTCCCTGTTGTAAGAAAGAATATGAAGCAGTGGGTCATCGACCAGCCTGCTTTCGCTGAAAAACTGCTGGAGGGTCTGGACGAGATAGACTGGCCCGAATCAACAAAGAGTATGCAGCGCAACTGGATAGGCAAGTCCACAGGTGTTGAGGTAGAGTTCGATATCGTTGGTGGAGGAAAGTTCTCCATATTCACCACTTGTATCGAGACCATCTACGGTATCACATTCATGGTTCTTGCTCCCGATGGTGAGATAACCGAGAGACTTCTTGACAGAGTTCAGAACCGCGATGAAGTCCAGGCTTATATCGACGAGACAAAGAAGAAAAATGATATGGACCGTACCGAGCTCAACAAGACAAAGTCAGGCTGCGAGCTGAAGGGCGTTACTTGTATAAACCCTGTAAACGGCAAGGAAGTTCGTATGTTCATCGGCGATTTCGTACTTGCAAGCTACGGCACGGGTGCAGTAATGGCAGTACCCAGCCACGATCAGCGTGACTTTGAATATGCTGTTGCTCACAATATAGATATGATACAGGTAATAGACGGCAAGGACGGTCATATCGACGTTACAGGTGCCGCTATGGAAAAGGGCGAGTACCTTGGCAAGGGTTACAAGCTGATAAATTCGGAGGAGTTCACAGGTCTGACCGTTGAAGAAGCTAAGGAAGCCATTACCGTTAAGCTGGAAAAGATGGGCAGAGCAAAGCGCACTGTAAACTATCATTTCCGTGAGTGGATATTTGCACGTCAGAGATACTGGGGCGAGCCCGTACCTGTGGTACATACAGAGAACGGCATACATGTACTGGATGATGAAGAACTGCCTCTGGTACTGCCCGAGCTGGACGACTACAAGGGCAAGAACGGCAAAGCTCCTCTTGAAAATGCAACCGAGTGGAAGCAGTACGACCACAACGGCATAAAGGGCGTAAGAGAAACATCTACCATGCCAGGAAGCGCAGGTTCAAGCTGGTACTTCCTGAGATATATCGACCCCAACAACGATAAGCAGTTTGCAGACCCCGAGCTTCTGAAGCACTGGATGCCTGTTGACCTCTACATCGGCGGACCCGAGCATACCGTAGGTCACCTGATATACTCCCGTATCTGGAACAGATACCTCTACGACAAGGGTCTTGCACCTACCAAGGAGCCCTTCAAGAAGCTGGTACATCAGGGTATGATACTGGGTTCAAACGGCATCAAGATGGGTAAGCGTTTCCCTGAGTTCGTTGTAAATCCCTCGGATATCATCAGAGATTTCGGTGCTGATACCCTCAGACTTTACGAGATGTTCATGGGACCTCTGGAAGTTTCCAAGCCCTGGAGCCAGAGCGGTGTTGAGGGTGCAAAGAAGTTCCTCAACCGTGTATGGAATTTCTTCACCGAGGATAAGAACCTCACCGACGATAACGACGGCGCACTCACAAAGGTATACCACCAGACTGTTAAGAAAGTCACCGACGATTTCGAGACACTGGCATTCAACACAGCCATCGCACAGATGATGATATTCGTCAATGCGGTATACAAGAACGGCACCTGCCCCAGAGAGTATGCTGAGGGTCTTATCAAGATGCTGTCCTGCATCTCGCCTCATATCGGTGAAGAGATATGGAGCATAATGGGTCATGATGATACCATCGCTTTTGAGAAGTGGCCTACCTACGACGAAGCACAGCTGGTAGAGGATACCGTTGAGATAGTCGTACAGGTAAACGGCAAGATCAAGACAAAGCTGAACATTGCCAAGGACGAGGAAAAGGATAGCGTTCTCGCAAAGGCTAAGGCTGATGAAAATGTAGCCAAGGTCATCGAGGGCAAGAACGTTGTCAAGGAGATCGTTGTACCCAACAAACTGGTAAATATCGTAGTTAAATAA